DNA from Candidatus Thermoplasmatota archaeon:
TGAGGTGCAAGACATGTGGGCAGCGTGTTGGTAAGGAAGGATGCCCGGGCCATTTCGGTCATATTGAACTTGCAATGCCTGTTATCCATGTAGGATATGTCAAAACAATTTTGGGTATACTCCGTTCCACGTGCAGGGGATGCGGACATCTGCTGGTAGACGAAAAACAAAAAAAGGGGTTAAAAAGAAGGTATAAAACCATCGTGGAAAGCGGGCAATCAACCGGTGCTTTTTCAAAGGAAGTGATCGTACTGGCAAGGAAATCCAACAAATGCCCATACTGCGGAAGGCCCAATCTTAGCGTTGAACTGGACAAACCGACGACCTTCAGGGAAGAAGGGCATAAGATGACTCCCGCCGAAGTAAGGGAATGGCTGGAGAAAGTCAGCGATGCCGAAGAAGAGGACTTATATTTGTTTGGAATAAATCCAAAGGCTGCTCGCCCGGAATGGATGGTTCTTACGGTTCTGCCCGTTCCGCCCGTCGCTACGCGTCCCTCGATCACCCTTCAGACAGGAGAACGGAGCGAGGATGACCTGACCCATAAACTCGTTGATATCATAAGAATTAATCAGCGTTTGCAGGAGAACAGAGATGCAGGAGCACCCCAGCTTATTGTGGAAGACCTGTGGGAATTGATCCAGTATCACATCACCACTTATTTCGATAACCAAACAGCAGGGATTCCGCCGGCACGCCACCGAAGCGGCAGGGCTCTAAAAACGCTTGCTCAACGATTGAAAGGAAAGGAAGGACGCTTCAGGTCAAATTTGTCCGGCAAGAGGGTTAATTTTTCCGCAAGAACGGTGGTTTCCCCAGACCCAAATCTTAGCATAAATGAGGTGGGTGTTCCAATAAAGATGGCAAGAGAACTCACGGTTAAGGTGAGGGTAAATTCGTACAACATTGATGAAGTCAGAGAACTGGTAAAGAGAGGACCGTCTCCAGTTCCTCCAAAGGGCAAGATCTACATGCCGGGAGTAAATTACATAATAAGGCCGGACGGGAGGCGAATAAAAGTTACAGAGGAGAATGCTTCCACTGTCGCCGAAAGGATAGAAATAGGGTCAATTGTGGAAAAGCAGCTGGATGATGGTGATATCGTTCTTTTTAACAGGCAGCCCTCATTACACAGGATGTCAATGATGGCTCACAAGGTCAGAGTTCTTCCATATAAAACTTTCCGTATAAATCTTGCCGTATGCCCGCCGTATAACGCAGATTTTGATGGAGATGAGATGAACCTACACGTTTTACAGTCAGAGGAGGCGAGAGGGGAGGCTGAAGTCCTCATGAAGGTTCAGGAAAATATACTTTCCCCGAGATTTGGAGGGGTTATAATCGGGGCAATACACGACCACATAACTGGCTGTTTTCTCCTGACATACATGGACAGAACATTTAGCAAAGATGAAGCTATCCGCATTCTTTCCGCTGCCGGCTATACCAAAAAGATAAAAAACAAGATGAGCGGGAAGGAGATATTCAGCAAGATATTGCCGGATGAATTAAATCTTGAATATAAGGCTCAAGCGTGTATAAATTGCGGTGAATGTCTGAAGGAAAAATGCCCGTACGACAGTTACGTTGTTATAAAAAATGGTGTCCTAGAGAAAGGCGTGATAGATGAGAAGAGCATAGGGGCATTTAAAGGAGTGATATTGGAACATATAGCACGAGAATATGGTATGGATGCAGTCCGGGAGTTTATAGACAAAGTTACAAAACTGGGTATTGCATCAATAACCACAATAGGCTTTACAACAGGCATAGATGATGAAGATATGCCGGAGGAAGCCAATATGCAAATAGATGAGCAGTTGGCAAAGGCAAGAAATAAAATCGATCAATTGATAAAGGCATACAATAACGGTGAGCTGGAAGAAATTCCTGGAAGGAGTTTGGAAGAAACACTGGAAATGGAGATAATGCGTGTTACGGGCAGGGCAAGAGACCAGATGGGGGAGATCGCAGGTCACCATCTCGGTATGGGGAATTCTGCCGTAATAATGGCAAAATCCGGTGCCAGAGGTTCAATGCTTAATCTTTCACAGATGGCAGGATGTGTTGGACAGCAGGCGGTTAGAGGGGAGAGAATACATCGCGGGTATAAAGAAAGAACACTGCCTCACTTCAAAAGGGGCGATCTGGGGGCCAAAGCAAAAGGTTTCGTATCGAGCAATTACAAAAAAGGTCTTACCCCAACGGAATATTTCTTCCATTCCATGGGCGGAAGAGAAGGGCTTGTTGATACTGCAGTAAGAACGTCACGTTCCGGATATATGCAACGTCGTCTAATAAACGCACTGGAAAATCTTAAATTGGAAAGCGATGGGACTGTAAGAACTACATATGGCGATGTAGTCCAGTTCAGTTATGGCGAGGACGGCGTTGACCCGACCAAAAGCATTCGCGGTGAAGCGGTAGATATTGACCACATCATCAGGGAGGTGCTCTAAAATGGCAAAGAAAGACACAATGATTGCTCTTACCAAGAAGGGTATATCCAAAGAGATTGCAAAAAAGCTGGCACAACATTTTACCATATCCTCATTAAAAAAAGCTGGTTTGGATGATATATGCAAATTGAGATTTAAGAAGAAAGACGCACAGGATATACTTAACAAAGTTGGTATAATGGCAAAGACAGCAAAAGCCAAGAAAGGAAGAAAAGAGGTCATAAACAAGTTTTCGAAGATAAAGGGTATAGGCCCTTCAAAGGCAGAAGCTCTTTATGAGGCCGGTTTTAGAAGCATGCTTGAACTGAAATTGCAGCCTATAGAAACAATAGCAAAAGTAAAGGGTGTGGGCAAAAAATATGCAACTATAATAAAAAATTATTTAACTCCTTCGAGGGAAGAAGCATTAAAAGAATTTTCGAAGATAAAGGGTATAGGCCCTTCAAAGGCAGAAAAATTATTAGATGCCGGATACCGAAGTAAATTAGATATGAAGCTTGCATCAGAAAGAGAATTGAAAAGTATTATAGGAAGTGCCGCCTCAAAAATAAAAAAGGATTTGGGCTCTATCGATGTACGGGGCATATTGGCGAAGGCGGAGAATGTTCCTCCCCCGACAATAGAGGAGCCAGAAAAAAATGAGACATTGAGAAAAGAAATACATACCATATTGGAATCTAGTGGAGAATTTTTGCCCCGTTCTATAACAGATGGGATTATAGAGAAAGTTGTTGACAAAGACCTGCCGAAAAAAAAGTTAGAATATCTGGTGAATAAAGTCGTTGATGATTATACCAGTGTATTGATGGATCCCTTAGAGGCTTGCGGAATAGTGGCCGCTCAATCCATCGGCGAGCCGGGAACTCAGATGACAATGCGTACATTCCACTATGCAGGAGTGGCAGAAATAAACGTTACACTTGGGCTGCCCCGCCTGATAGAAATTGTCGATGCCAGAAAAAAACCCTCGACACCAATGATGACGGTATATCTGGAAGGGGCATGCAAAATTAATCGAGATATGGCCAAGAAAATAGCAAATAAAATAGAAATCACCCGCCTTATCAATGTCGCAGAGGTGAACACAGATCTGGGAAATATGATGATCGTCGTAAAGCCAAATAAAAAAGCCATTGAAAGAAAGAACATAACGATTGATGATATCGAGAAGAGATTGAAGTCTTTACGAAGGACAAAGATAAGACAGACAGGGGATGTGATTGAAGTGGCTCCAACCGGGGAGGAGACGTACCGTGAATTACAGAGAATAAACGAAGAAATCAAAAATATAAAGATAAAGGGAATTGACGGAATAAAAAGGGCCATAATAAGGAAGGAAAAAGGTGAGTATATAATCTATACGGAAGGTAGCAACTTTGAGAAAGTACTGGCTATAGAGGGCGTAGATAAAACCAGAACGACCACGAACGACATCTATGCCATATATACTGTTCTGGGAGTTGAGGCGGCGAGAAATGCGATTATACACGAGGCATATAATACGCTTCAGGAGCAAGGGTTGAACGTTGATATACGCCACATAATGCTTGTTGCGGATACGATGACAGCAGATGGAACAATTCGCTCCATAGGCAGGCAGGGCATCAGCGGAGAAAAAAGTTCGGTCATTGCAAGGGCTGCTTTCGAAATTACGGTAAACCATTTACTGAGGGCTGCAAAGAGGGGAGAAATAGACGAATTGAGAGGAGTGGCGGAGAATATCATAGTTGGCCAGCCAATAAAATTAGGAACGGGTTCAGTTGAACTTTCTGTTGATGTAAGTAAAATGGGTAAAGGTGAGTAATATGGATATTGCAAAAGAGTTGAGTAGGGTTTTATCTACAGGTAAAGTGCGTATGGGCTTTAAGGAAGCAATGAAGACGAATGATGCAAAGATGTTTATAGTTTCAAATGACTGCCCTATGAAAAAGGAGGTTATGGAACTCGCAGGAGATGATACACCAGTGTTTATCTATAATGAGAATAGTACAGAGCTTGGGAGCATATGTAAAAAACCTTTCAGTATCTCCGTTATGACAGTGGTGGATACGGGTACGTCCAACATAATGGAACTAGGGAAATAAATGAAAATAACATTATCAAATGAAGAAATGCGTTATATCGTACTTGCAGAGGATATAACAAGAGCACCTATCATAGACTGTGTGGAAAAGGAAAACAGGGTAACCTTTATAGTTGAAAAAGGAAAACTGGGCAAGGCTATCGGGAAAAATGCCAAGAACATAAAAAATCTTGAAAGTAAGCTTAAGAAAGAAGTGAAATTTGTTGAATACGATACTGATAAAAAAGTATTCATCACAAATTTATTCAAACCGTACAAACTTGATGAGATAGTCGTGATGGAAGGCGAGGACGGTACGATAGTAAATGTTACAATAACCCAGGGAGATAAAGGAAAAGCCATTGGGAAAAATGGGAGGAACATAAACATTCTGAGGGATATAGCAAAACGTCATCACGATATAATCCAATTGAAGATTTTATAACTATGAGATTTCTCTGTGACCAGATGCTTGGCACTCTTGTAAAGTGGTTGCGTATCATGGGGCATGATACGGAATATGCAAGAAATGAAAACGATGATGAGCTTATTAAAAAAGCGTATGCCGAGGAAAGAGTTTTGATAACGCGTGATAAGCAGTTATCTAAAAGATATAAAAATTCAGTATTAATAACGAGTACAGAACTTAAAGACCAGATAAAAAAAGTGATTGAAGCGATGGATATTAGAATAGAAGAAAAAGATATGCTCAGCAGGTGTACTTTATGCAATGTTCCCGTGATAAAAATAAGTAAAGAGGAAGTCGTTAAAAAAGTGCCGCCATATGCCCATAAAACACACGACAATTTCTGGATTTGCCCAAAATGCAATCGCGTCTATTGGCTCGGCACCCACTGGGAGAACATGAAACAATTTATAGAAAAAATAAGGGATCGCGGATAAAGCAGGTGGCGGTCTTCCCGCAGATTTTACAACCTTTTTATTCCAATACTTATCTTCTCCCCGTCAATATTCCACTCCTTGACCATATCGCCTGAAACATTGCCAAATATCAAATTTTGGGAGCGGGTTTCTTTTTTGATATATTCCTTCCAACCCTTAACCCTTCCCTCACTTATTCCTATTACTGAAACTATTCTATCTTCCATATTCATATTCATATCTTTTCTCATCTCCTGTATCCTTCTCACAATTTCTCTAGAAAAACCTTCTGCAATAAGTTCTGGAGTTTGCCTTGTATCCAAGATAACACTGTCTTTATTACTCCCTCCAACTGCGAAACCCTCTTTTTCCTTCTCCTCTAGCAGATAATCTTCCCTGCCCAAGATATATTCTTTTCCGTCCACTTCCACTTTCATATTCTCTATTTTATCTGGTGGAGTTTTCTTAATAATAGATGCAACGTATGATGCTTTATCTTTAAATTCGGGCCCGAGAGAAGAATAATTTGGCCTAACCGCTTTCTCCACAAACGGAGCAATGCTGTCAGAAAATTCCACCTTCTTAACATTTATTTCGTCTCTCAATATATCTGACAGACCGGATATGTCATCACTGGTCACGATAACGGCTCTGGGGAGAGGGTATCTGAGTTTTATTCCTTCTTTTGCCCGTAACGAACGAGCTAATTCCGTTATCTCTCTAACTTTATCCATTTTTCTTTCAAGCTCTTCGTCTATTACTTCCTCATGGCAGACCGGATAATCGCATAAGTGAACGCTTTCTCCTTCGCCGATGCTATGATAAATTTTCTCGGATATGAATGGAACAAAAGGTGCGATAAGTTTTGATAATGTCATAAGTAATTCATATATTGTTGAATAACCTGCAAGTTTATCGACAGTTTCTTCCTCGAGCCAGAACCTCTTTCTGGAATTTCGTATATACCAGTTGCTAACGTCCTTTATAACAAAGTCTTCTATGTCTCTGGCTGCCTTATGCAATTCAAAATTTTCAATTTTTTCAGTCACATCCCTGATTAGATTGTGTAGTCTGGAAAGAATCCATTTGTCCAATAACCCTCTTTTCTCAAATGCCACTTTTTTTGTCTTGTAATCAAAGTTGTCTAGTGATGAATATGTGAAGTAAAATGAATAGATATTCCACACGGTCATCAAAAATTTTCCAAGTGAATCCCTTACAACCTGCTGGTAAAAACGCTTTGGCGACCACGGGGCCGATGCAGATACGAGATACCATCTCATCGCATCTGCGCCTTCCCTGTTAAATATCTCATTTGGTTCGATGTAGTTTCTTGCTTTTTTGGACATTTTCTGTCCTTCCTTGTCCAGTATATGTCCTAAGGAAAGAATTTTTTTGTATGATATATCGTCAAAATTGAGCGTTGAGACGGCAAGCAGTGAGTAGAACCATCCTCTGGTTTGATCTATCGCTTCGCATATGAAATCGGCAGGAAAATTATCCCTGAATTTTTCTTGGTTTTCAAATGGATAATGCCATTGTGCAAAGAACGCAGAGCCGGAATCATACCATGCATCTATGACTCCTTCTTCCCTTTTCATTTTTTCCTCGCATTCCGGACATTTGACTTCCAATTTATCCACAAATGGCCTGTGCAGGTCGTATTCCTCTGGAAAATTTTCTGATAAATTCCTAAGTTCTTCGACGCTTCCGACACAAATTTCATTTCCGCACTTCTTGCATTCCCATATCGGCAATGGTGTTCCCCAATATCTTTCTCTAGAAAGGGACCAATCCCTCACATCTTTAATGAATTCCCCAAACCGCCCATGTTTTAGGTACCCGGGATGCCATGATATTTTTTCATTGTTTTTTACGATTTGCTCCCTCAATTCTGACATTTTTATAAACCATGACTCGATCGCATAGTAAATCAGGGGGGAATCACAACGCCAGCAAAACGGGTACTGGTGCGTATATTTCTGGACCGACATTAAGAGTTCTCTGCTCCTTAAATCTTCTATTATGCTTTCATCTGCATCTTTCACAAACATCCCTGCCCATTTTTCCACTTCTGGCGGAAATGTCCCGTCCTGCCGGACCAGCTGCACAACGGGCAGATCGTATTTCTGCCCCACCTCATAATCTTCCTCGCCGAATGCAGGGGCGATATGGACTATGCCCGTCCCTTCATCCATAGAGACAAAATCCGCACCTATCACACGCCAGCAATCCTTATCAGGGTTTGCATATCTGTAAAGGGGCTCATATTTCATACCGATCAACTCCTCCCCTTTCCACCCGTCCAGAATTTTGTATTCCTCTCCTTTTAGCAAAACTTCTGCCCTCTCCTCTGAAAGGATGAGTTTTTCTCCTTCATATTCAATTTTGATGTACCATTCATCTGGATTTACTGCCAAAGCCACATTTGATATGAGTGTCCATGGCGTGGTTGTCCATACAAGGAAATAGCCATCTTTCCCTTCGACTCTAAATTTTATGAAAATGGATGGGTCAGTGACTTCCCTATATCCCTGTGCCACTTCATGAGATGAAAGTGTTGTACCGCATCTCGGGCAGTATGGAGTGACCCTGTATCCCCTGGATAGTAATCCTTTCTCCCACGCCTTTTTGAGAGACCACCAGACAGACTCGATGTAGTCATTTTTTAGCGTTATGTAAGGATTACCCATATCTATCCAGAAGCCTATGCGCTTTGTCATTTCCTTCCATGCTTCCTCATATCTAAAAACGCTTTTTTTGCATTCATCGTTGAATCTTTTTATACCATATTCCTCTATCTCCTGCTTATTTTTTAATCCAAGAGATTTTTCGACCTCTATTTCAACGGGTAATCCGTGAGTATCCCATCCCGCCTTCCTTTCTATGTAGTAACCGTTCATCGTTTTGTAACGCAATATGACATCCTTCATCGTTCTCGTCAGCACATGCCCGGGGTGGGGAAGCCCATTCGCGGTGGGCGGCCCTTCAAGGAATACAAATTTCTTTCCACCTTTTCTGAGTTCCAATACCTTCTCAAATATATTGTTTTCTTCCCAAAAATTGATTATATCCTGTTCAACTTTCGGGGGATCGTATCTTTCCTCTGTCGAATGTGCTTTGTCGTTACCCATTATGGGGTGATAAGGTGAGGTAAGTTAAAATATTTTTGATGGGAAAAGGCTGGTATAAAAATCAGAATCAACCGTATCTCCCATCGTTTGAGACAAGTTTTATAAATAAAAACTTCTTTCTTTATACTACGCAAGGTGAGCTAATGGATAGAAAGGACAGAATTGTAGTTCTTGTTGGAATAGTCATTCTTATAATCGCCATTATCGGCGTCCTATATCACGAAAAAGAGTATACAGAAGCTGAGCGGACTGTGGAGAAATATGCATACAACGTTGACTGGAACGAAAAAACGGTAGATTTAAGAGAGGAAGGATATGTTGCGAAAGGCAAGACAACAAATTACACATATTCCATAGATCGCAGCGGGCTGACACAAATTGAATTCAAACTGGAATGGAGTGATAATTTGGCCCGCGGGTTTATAATCCCGTGGAACTGGTCTGATACAATGGATATGAGGATTTCTGCACCAAGCAGTTCCATAAAATTCTCGGGACCGAGTTCCGCAAGTGGCTCGAGCAGCCCTCTGGTAGTCAAGGCAGTGATAGGAGATGTACCCCATTCAATGCAAATAGATGCAGCCAATGAAACCGAAGTATACGAAATTCTCAACTCAGAACATATAAGCGAGGAAGGAAAAGGGTCATGGACTGCAGATATAGATATAACCACGAAGCCATTCCTGCTCGACCGGGGGAATGATTTTACACTATGCGTTACTTATACTTACTACGAGCCCGTGATTACCAAGGTTAAAGTTAGCTGATTTTGTACCTCAGGAATGCAGCAATACCCCCCAAGGCGGACAGCTTTTCCCCCCCCTCATGCATATCGCTTATTGTATATACTTTTGCCCCCATATTCTCTGCTATCTCAAGTAAATCTTCCTTGTCCCTCAACATTTTGGTTAAAATAAGAATTTTTTCAGCAGCTCCAGATTTAACTGCCCCCTCAACCTCCTTTTCTCCGTATGTTACAGGCCCGTCTTTCGATATCTCTTCAAGGAGCTTTTCGACAAGCCTCGATTCTTTTGCCAGCGCGGATTCCTCAACAATCCTTTCCACAATCCCCCTGTTTATTGCCTCTTTCACCCCTGTCATTCCTGCATGCCCTGTTCCGTCAACGATACAATTTTCGATTTTTTCTCTTTCCTTGATAAATGAAACAAAATTTTCTTTGGCAAAGCCAGGACCAACTATCACAATCGGAAGATCAAATTCTTTAATTTTTGATAGAATCTCCCCATAATATTCTTTCCTGTTGTCCTTGCTTTCATAAAATTTTCCCGTACGCCCCGAATATATGTCGGCTATTTTTTCCATGCCGTACTGGTGTATTACCGCTATGGTGGCTGTTTCATCGTCCATTGAAAGAACAACAATAGATGGCTGCCTGCTTGCTTTGACGGCCTCGTCCAATCTTTTCAGATGATACCCCTTCCAGTCTTTTTTTATTTTTATTTCGCTTCCAGGTTTTAGATTCAGCGTATGATGCTTTCCTATGTCCTGGATTCCTCCTTCAATAATTCCCTGCACCCTGAGACGGTCGGAAAACTTCTGGAAAGACACTCCTTTAACTCTTATGGTAAGATACATCCCTTCTTTTTCTCCCTTTCCCTCTCTTTTTTTATCGTCAGATTGTTTTTTTGTCCTGTACGTAAATGCAGATGCCAGATCACCTTCCTCAATCAGGTTGTAGAGATGCCAGCAATCATCCGTATTCTGTACGAGCACTTTTATTTCCCCGTCCTTGAGGTTTTTGTATATTATCTTCATAACCTTTCCTCTTTTATTCTTATGCTTCCGGGCGGCAAAACCCGCTGCACTTCCTCTATATCAGCACCAAATTTTTTTGCAAGGTATCGTGCAATCTTGTTCTTATCCTCTTCGCCATGCCCGATGATTACCCATCTGTCGGCCCATTTTTTGACAGCTGAAGGCACCCCTCCCATAATTTTTTCATATCCCATTATGCTTACCTCCCCAACGGCAATTTCAACAGGACATTTAACGTAATTTCTTTTACCCCTTATAACGAATGCTCCCTTCGGAAGATGTTCCCCAGACTCGGGGGTCTTTGACACCTGCTCGGGGTTCACCCAATATGCACTACCGCTTGCAAACTGATTCCACGCCTTTGAATACGAAAGGGCAAACTGACAGGCTTCATTGAGCGTGCGTTCCGATATTGGGAGGGAATTTTCCTCCACATCTCTGGCCTTAACTATACAGGACGGAGCTCCGTGAACGGTTGCATGAACATACCTATCGCCGCTTTCCAGATATTTTTTCACAATTTTTTCATTTGAAGAGGCATCCCTGCCGCACAAAATCAGATTGCCGTCGGACGAGATAAACCACCTGTAGTTTTCAAACCAGAACTTTTTTGTGGCTTTCTTTTCTTTGCTCGTGCGTATATCACTTTTAATTTTAAGTTTCTCTAATTTCTGGACTGTTTTATCCATGGCTTTTTTTGCACCATTTATTTTCTCTCTCACTTTTTTGTCGATTTTATATTTTTCATTTGCATTCTGGGCAACATTTTTTCTCATATTCATAGTTACCTCAACTTTTTTATTATTGTATATAAGCTCTAGAACCACGTTCGGATAGGAATAACTTTTTACAAATTTTCCTCTATTTTCTTCATCAACTCCTTTTTCCATTCTTTCAAGTATTTCTTTGCACAGGTTGTAATTTGCATATATGGCATCCCCCTCTTCTTTCTTTTTTTCGGCCTCCAATGCAAACTTTTTTATCGCCTCCTTTTGCTGTTCTATCTGTCTTAGCAGCCTATTTTGCTCTTCTTTTAATGCATACTCTTTTTTATCGGAAAAATTTTTAAAAAAGAATTCGTCGAGGGCGCTGCTAAAATTATCAATTTTTTTTGTGTCATAATTACTGTATTCCTTAATCAGAAATGGGAGAACATCCAAATCTATTTCTTTAACCGCATCCTTAACTATAACCGGCTCAAATCTTTTTTCTCTGAAACGGCTCAGAACCGCCTCCATGGCGTCATATAACCTTCTAACTTTCCCTTCCTCCATCCCATCTGATGGTATATTTTTATTTATGCATGCCATGTCGCATATTTCCTCACCCCATTTCCCCGGGATATTTATACCCGTTACCAATGTTCTTATAACGTCCTTATCACTTTTTTTCAATGCATCAAAAAAATCCGCAAATTTCATGTCAAAAGGATTGTTCCTTTTAGGAGGAAACAAATATTTCTTTCCTGGCCTTATCTCCCGGTGAGACCAGGACTGGAATTTCATCGGCAGCACTATGCAGCCGTTACTATCAACCAGAATAATGTTGCCATATGAAAATAATTCAATCACGAGGCTGTAGGAATTGCTGAAAGTTATTACAACAATTCTATCGAAATCGTTCTGATTTATTGAGGTTATTTTTTTATTATTGAGATATTTTCGCAATGTCATGGCAAAGGTCGGAGGATGTCCTTTCCTCCCTTCCCTGTGCTGTGTTATAAACATCCATTTTCCATTTTTTATGAATAAGTCTACGTTTCCTTCCTTTCGTATCCTGATGATGATTTTATCGTCTTCCCGATATATTTTACCTATCCACCCACCTATCAATTCCTGCATTTCCGAAACAATTGCAAATATATCGAAACTATCCATCCGTTCTTTCACACAGACAAATATGGTTATCCCTTAAATTTTTTTACTAAAAATTCATACATTATCATGGATAGAATTCTTGAATTAAAAAACAGGGTGTCAACTTTTGTTAATGAGAGGGAATGGAAAAAATTTCACAACCCAAAAGATATAGCCATATCCATTTCAATTGAATCCGCAGAACTCCTGGAAAATTTTCAGTGGAGAAACAATGAAGAAGTCGATGCCATGCTCAAAAACGCGGAATATTTCAACAATATAAAGGAAGAAATGGCCGATGTGCTGATTTATCTTATAATATTATCAAACAAACTTGAAATTGATTTGATAGAGATCGCATTCAAAAAACTAAGGAAAAATGAGAAGAAATATCCGGCTGATAAGTTCAAGGGAAAAGCCCATTAGAACCCCTTTCTTCAAAAGAAAGGTGTTTCATCCCCAAAGAACTTTTTTCTGCCAGCGATTTTCCAAGAGCCCTTTTTCTTCAAAAGAAAGGTGTTTCATCCCCAAAGAACTTTTTTCTGCCAGCGATTTCTTAAAGGGCTGTTTTCATTTTTTTTCATGGTTTTTTATGTAGTAAATGTAAATTATTACGAAAAGAATTATAATAATGCCAATAGGTATCGCTATGAATGCGGATGTAGGGCTTTTGCTATCATGTCTCCCGGATAAAAACACTTCTTCTGTTTGGCTATCAAGTGCGTATATATGACCTCCCGCTCCCACGAATACGTTTCCACTGTTTATGCATGGATTCGACAGCATCGGCGTGGCGATGTAATTGTAGACATTTCTTTCCATAGAATACAATGGGGAGAAAGACCACGCAATTCCTCCGTTTGTTCTGTTAATGGCGTATAAACTCCCATCATCAGCCCCGAAGAAGACATGCTCTCCATAAATTTTTGGAGATGAATGAATGGCCGCCTTGCACGTAAAAACCCAGTCTAGTTTTCCATTTTTTGCATCCAAAGCGTAAAAGTTATTGTCCATGGAGCCGAAGAATATATGGTTACCATCTGCAGCAGGAGTTGTGTCGATTCCCCAGCCAGCTGTGTATTTCCATTTTAAGTCCCCATTACCTGCATCAAGTGCATATAAATTGCAATCCCAGCTCCCGAAGTATACCGTTTTGTCCTCAACATTTGGCCGCGACGTAATAACACCACCTGATTCAAATGTCCAGAGTGTTTTCCCATTTTTGGCATTGATACAGCAGCATTTCTTTCCAGACGCTACATAAACTTTTCCATCTACAACGTCTGAAGGATATGATGTGCCATTCAATTTTACGGACCAAATCTTTTTTCCGTTATCTGATGAAAGGCAGTACACATTTCCGTCTTCGCATCCTGCTATTACCGAATCACCATAAATGACAGGTTGGGATGAAATATCTGCCTCATAACTCCATTCCACATCGCCGTGCGTATTCAGGGCATATAGCCCCCTATCCGTTCCAACAAAAACTTTTCCTTTGCAATATGACGGGGTGGATACTTTTTCCCCCATAACCCTATTCCACAAAAGATTGC
Protein-coding regions in this window:
- the ileS gene encoding isoleucine--tRNA ligase — its product is MGNDKAHSTEERYDPPKVEQDIINFWEENNIFEKVLELRKGGKKFVFLEGPPTANGLPHPGHVLTRTMKDVILRYKTMNGYYIERKAGWDTHGLPVEIEVEKSLGLKNKQEIEEYGIKRFNDECKKSVFRYEEAWKEMTKRIGFWIDMGNPYITLKNDYIESVWWSLKKAWEKGLLSRGYRVTPYCPRCGTTLSSHEVAQGYREVTDPSIFIKFRVEGKDGYFLVWTTTPWTLISNVALAVNPDEWYIKIEYEGEKLILSEERAEVLLKGEEYKILDGWKGEELIGMKYEPLYRYANPDKDCWRVIGADFVSMDEGTGIVHIAPAFGEEDYEVGQKYDLPVVQLVRQDGTFPPEVEKWAGMFVKDADESIIEDLRSRELLMSVQKYTHQYPFCWRCDSPLIYYAIESWFIKMSELREQIVKNNEKISWHPGYLKHGRFGEFIKDVRDWSLSRERYWGTPLPIWECKKCGNEICVGSVEELRNLSENFPEEYDLHRPFVDKLEVKCPECEEKMKREEGVIDAWYDSGSAFFAQWHYPFENQEKFRDNFPADFICEAIDQTRGWFYSLLAVSTLNFDDISYKKILSLGHILDKEGQKMSKKARNYIEPNEIFNREGADAMRWYLVSASAPWSPKRFYQQVVRDSLGKFLMTVWNIYSFYFTYSSLDNFDYKTKKVAFEKRGLLDKWILSRLHNLIRDVTEKIENFELHKAARDIEDFVIKDVSNWYIRNSRKRFWLEEETVDKLAGYSTIYELLMTLSKLIAPFVPFISEKIYHSIGEGESVHLCDYPVCHEEVIDEELERKMDKVREITELARSLRAKEGIKLRYPLPRAVIVTSDDISGLSDILRDEINVKKVEFSDSIAPFVEKAVRPNYSSLGPEFKDKASYVASIIKKTPPDKIENMKVEVDGKEYILGREDYLLEEKEKEGFAVGGSNKDSVILDTRQTPELIAEGFSREIVRRIQEMRKDMNMNMEDRIVSVIGISEGRVKGWKEYIKKETRSQNLIFGNVSGDMVKEWNIDGEKISIGIKRL
- a CDS encoding mRNA surveillance protein pelota, producing the protein MKIIYKNLKDGEIKVLVQNTDDCWHLYNLIEEGDLASAFTYRTKKQSDDKKREGKGEKEGMYLTIRVKGVSFQKFSDRLRVQGIIEGGIQDIGKHHTLNLKPGSEIKIKKDWKGYHLKRLDEAVKASRQPSIVVLSMDDETATIAVIHQYGMEKIADIYSGRTGKFYESKDNRKEYYGEILSKIKEFDLPIVIVGPGFAKENFVSFIKEREKIENCIVDGTGHAGMTGVKEAINRGIVERIVEESALAKESRLVEKLLEEISKDGPVTYGEKEVEGAVKSGAAEKILILTKMLRDKEDLLEIAENMGAKVYTISDMHEGGEKLSALGGIAAFLRYKIS
- the rqcH gene encoding ribosome rescue protein RqcH, coding for MKERMDSFDIFAIVSEMQELIGGWIGKIYREDDKIIIRIRKEGNVDLFIKNGKWMFITQHREGRKGHPPTFAMTLRKYLNNKKITSINQNDFDRIVVITFSNSYSLVIELFSYGNIILVDSNGCIVLPMKFQSWSHREIRPGKKYLFPPKRNNPFDMKFADFFDALKKSDKDVIRTLVTGINIPGKWGEEICDMACINKNIPSDGMEEGKVRRLYDAMEAVLSRFREKRFEPVIVKDAVKEIDLDVLPFLIKEYSNYDTKKIDNFSSALDEFFFKNFSDKKEYALKEEQNRLLRQIEQQKEAIKKFALEAEKKKEEGDAIYANYNLCKEILERMEKGVDEENRGKFVKSYSYPNVVLELIYNNKKVEVTMNMRKNVAQNANEKYKIDKKVREKINGAKKAMDKTVQKLEKLKIKSDIRTSKEKKATKKFWFENYRWFISSDGNLILCGRDASSNEKIVKKYLESGDRYVHATVHGAPSCIVKARDVEENSLPISERTLNEACQFALSYSKAWNQFASGSAYWVNPEQVSKTPESGEHLPKGAFVIRGKRNYVKCPVEIAVGEVSIMGYEKIMGGVPSAVKKWADRWVIIGHGEEDKNKIARYLAKKFGADIEEVQRVLPPGSIRIKEERL
- a CDS encoding nucleotide pyrophosphohydrolase, which codes for MDRILELKNRVSTFVNEREWKKFHNPKDIAISISIESAELLENFQWRNNEEVDAMLKNAEYFNNIKEEMADVLIYLIILSNKLEIDLIEIAFKKLRKNEKKYPADKFKGKAH